A genomic region of Bacteroidales bacterium contains the following coding sequences:
- a CDS encoding response regulator transcription factor — protein sequence MENKELKVLLAEDDKNLGAVLKAYLEAKGYHTTLCINGKEAFDIFNKKKIDFCIVDVMMPVKDGFTLAQEIRKLDKHIPILFLTAKSLQEDKIRGFELGGDDYLTKPFSMEELLMRMKAILRRVNEGKDTENKSSVYKLGKLTFDYNRQLLNTPGGENKLTSKEAELLRLLCENANDVLDRSVALNRIWQDDSYFNARSMDVYITKLRKYLKEDPSVELLNVHGIGFKLVLP from the coding sequence ATGGAAAACAAAGAGCTGAAAGTATTACTGGCGGAAGATGACAAGAACCTGGGTGCTGTTCTGAAAGCTTACCTGGAGGCCAAAGGGTATCATACTACACTTTGTATCAATGGAAAAGAAGCCTTTGACATTTTTAACAAGAAGAAGATTGATTTTTGCATCGTTGATGTGATGATGCCGGTAAAAGACGGGTTCACGCTGGCCCAGGAAATCCGCAAGCTCGATAAACACATCCCGATCCTTTTCCTGACGGCCAAGTCCCTGCAGGAAGACAAGATCAGGGGCTTTGAGCTGGGTGGTGATGATTACCTCACTAAACCGTTCAGCATGGAAGAACTGCTGATGCGCATGAAAGCCATCCTCAGGCGGGTGAATGAAGGGAAAGACACTGAAAACAAATCCTCTGTTTACAAGCTCGGCAAGCTGACTTTCGATTACAACAGGCAATTGCTGAACACCCCTGGCGGAGAAAACAAGCTGACTTCCAAGGAGGCGGAGCTGTTGCGCCTCTTATGCGAAAACGCCAACGACGTGCTCGACCGCAGCGTGGCACTGAACCGTATCTGGCAGGATGACAGCTATTTCAATGCCCGCAGCATGGATGTTTATATCACCAAACTGAGGAAATACCTGAAGGAAGATCCGTCAGTAGAGCTGCTGAACGTGCATGGAATAGGGTTCAAACTCGTTTTACCCTAA
- a CDS encoding beta-lactamase family protein, giving the protein MKRLFKQLLKYIFLPIGAAIGLVAAILYLTQEIKESPRYIRRHAFPADSLFIDLDKITMAKKAKVIDSVFSTMQIKAGFNGCVLYGEKGRLVFKKAYGYDDFKTKKRLTVSSAFQLASVSKMFTAMAIMILKEEGLLDYDDSVRQYIPELPYPGITIRHLLNHRSGLPDYMHFSDNYWDQTKPLTNEDMIRIMADYQPPRYFSAGNGFDYCNSNYALLASVVERITKKPFDQFIREKIFDPLDMGDSFIYHLEEGKKIPQYVQVGIAGHRPSRGMPREELNHYQNGVVGDKGVYTTVEDLFKWDQALYKSLLVSETTLNEAYTEGSPRFSKWRDNYGFGWRIKAVRVNTVYHFGWWKGFRSYFIRDLDQEKTIIVLTNTTRSLSSGALYDVLDDKKYELGPICPYSPTGKVKRRIIN; this is encoded by the coding sequence TTGAAACGGCTTTTCAAACAACTGCTCAAATATATCTTTCTCCCGATCGGTGCGGCCATCGGGTTGGTAGCGGCTATTCTTTACCTGACACAAGAGATAAAAGAATCGCCCCGGTATATTAGACGCCATGCATTCCCCGCCGACAGCCTCTTCATCGATCTCGACAAGATCACTATGGCTAAAAAAGCGAAGGTCATCGACAGCGTCTTCAGCACAATGCAGATCAAAGCCGGCTTTAACGGATGCGTCCTATACGGGGAAAAAGGGCGGCTGGTTTTTAAAAAGGCTTACGGTTATGATGATTTTAAGACAAAAAAGCGCCTGACGGTTTCTTCCGCCTTCCAGCTTGCTTCCGTGTCGAAAATGTTCACCGCCATGGCCATCATGATCCTGAAAGAGGAAGGACTGCTGGATTACGATGACAGCGTCAGGCAGTACATTCCCGAGCTGCCTTACCCTGGCATCACCATCCGCCACCTGCTGAACCATCGTTCCGGGTTACCTGATTACATGCATTTTTCCGACAATTACTGGGATCAAACCAAACCACTGACCAATGAAGATATGATCAGGATCATGGCCGACTATCAACCGCCGCGGTATTTTTCGGCCGGGAATGGCTTCGATTACTGCAATTCCAACTATGCCCTCCTCGCATCGGTGGTTGAAAGGATCACTAAAAAACCGTTCGACCAGTTTATAAGGGAAAAGATATTTGACCCATTGGATATGGGAGATTCCTTCATCTACCACCTTGAAGAAGGGAAGAAAATCCCGCAATACGTGCAGGTGGGAATTGCCGGCCACCGTCCCAGCCGGGGTATGCCGAGGGAGGAGCTAAACCATTACCAGAACGGGGTCGTGGGCGATAAAGGAGTTTATACTACCGTGGAAGATCTCTTTAAATGGGACCAGGCACTCTATAAGAGCTTGCTGGTCAGCGAAACCACACTTAATGAGGCTTATACCGAAGGAAGCCCGCGGTTCTCCAAGTGGCGCGACAATTACGGTTTCGGCTGGCGGATCAAGGCCGTCCGGGTCAATACCGTTTATCATTTCGGGTGGTGGAAAGGTTTCCGCTCCTACTTTATCCGTGATCTCGACCAGGAAAAAACAATTATCGTGCTTACAAACACAACCCGCTCCCTTTCTTCCGGGGCGCTGTATGATGTTCTGGACGATAAAAAGTATGAACTCGGGCCTATTTGCCCGTATTCTCCAACAGGAAAAGTGAAAAGGAGAATTATTAATTAG